A part of Streptomyces sp. NBC_01210 genomic DNA contains:
- a CDS encoding CsbD family protein: MNKVEAKATARRMKGQLKETVGHVMGDRHMRVSGRNEKVKGKIQLAVERTKKTLKH, encoded by the coding sequence ATGAACAAGGTCGAGGCGAAGGCCACGGCGAGGCGGATGAAGGGCCAGCTCAAAGAGACCGTTGGGCATGTCATGGGCGACAGGCACATGCGGGTCTCAGGTCGCAACGAGAAGGTGAAGGGCAAGATCCAGTTGGCTGTGGAGAGGACGAAGAAGACCCTCAAGCACTGA
- a CDS encoding HdeD family acid-resistance protein, with amino-acid sequence MNTPSDSATTHGSADPNDVLADVGGAWTWLLGVALVTLAAGIIVLVWPDETLHVLAVIIGLYLLISGAFRFVTAFSRDSEGGGRVAAVLVAVVAILAGVLCLRHPLQTTAVLSLVVGAYWLVSGLLAAFVVGSGRDMPHRGLAFAVAILGIVGGIVVLAFPVESATALARLLGLWLVLMSLGEVAVALALRSAAKRPEPAQRPTM; translated from the coding sequence ATGAACACACCATCCGATTCCGCGACGACTCACGGGTCGGCCGACCCCAATGACGTGCTGGCCGATGTGGGCGGCGCATGGACGTGGTTGCTCGGTGTCGCTCTGGTGACCCTGGCGGCGGGGATCATCGTGCTCGTCTGGCCGGACGAGACCTTGCACGTTCTGGCGGTCATCATCGGCCTGTACCTGCTCATCTCGGGCGCGTTCCGCTTCGTGACGGCCTTCTCGCGGGACAGCGAGGGCGGCGGCAGGGTCGCAGCGGTGTTGGTCGCGGTGGTGGCCATCCTGGCCGGTGTGCTGTGCCTGCGGCACCCGCTGCAGACCACCGCGGTGCTGTCGCTCGTGGTCGGTGCCTACTGGCTGGTGTCGGGGCTGCTGGCGGCCTTCGTCGTCGGCAGCGGACGCGATATGCCGCATCGGGGGTTGGCGTTCGCCGTGGCCATCCTCGGGATCGTCGGCGGCATTGTGGTGCTCGCGTTCCCGGTGGAATCCGCTACCGCGCTGGCCAGACTGCTCGGGCTGTGGCTGGTCCTCATGAGCCTGGGCGAGGTCGCGGTGGCGCTCGCGCTGCGGTCCGCAGCGAAGCGGCCCGAGCCCGCGCAGCGGCCCACGATGTAG